The sequence below is a genomic window from Proteus vulgaris.
TTAATACGCTTCCCTGATTGTTGATTAAAGAAATGAAGATTTTCTGGGTGAATGGTAAGACCTATTCTATTACCAACTTTCACACCATGATCGTTTGGTGCACGAATAACGAGAGGTTGTTTCTGTTTATCGCAAGTAGTGGCATAAATCAAAACATCTGCACCAAGTGCTTCAATAAATTCCACATCGACATGAAAAAGAGGATGTTGATGACTAATAATCAAATGTTCAGGACGTAAACCCAATTTAATGGCTTGATAAGAAAAATGCTGAGATGAAACGGCAATATGCCCATCAGCGACTTCAATCACACCATGATTAATCGGAGTATCTAAGATATTCATTGCTGGCGAGCCCATAAACGTAGCTACAAACACGGAGGCTGGGCTTTCATAAATATCTAACGGTGTGCCTACTTGCTCTATATTTCCTTGATTTAAAACCACCAGCTTATCGGCTAATGTCATCGCTTCCACTTGATCGTGTGTTACATAAATAGAGGTTGTGGAGAGTTTTCGCTGTAATTTTTTGATCTCCAGACGCATCTGCACCCGTAATTTAGCATCAAGGTTAGATAGAGGTTCATCAAATAAAAAGACTTTAGGATCACGAATGATGGCTCTTCCCATTGCGACACGTTGGCGTTGCCCACCTGAAAGCTCTTTAGGTTTTCTATTAAGCAAATGACTGATTTCTAGCATTTTGGCGGCATTGGTAACGAGTTCTTCAATTTTTGCTTTGGGTGTTTTTCGATTACGTAAACCATATGCCATATTGTTATAGACCGACATATGAGGGTAAAGAGCATAGTTTTGAAACACCATGGCGATATCACGTTCACTAGGTTCATGCTCATTAACCCGTAAATTATCAATAAATAAATCACCTTGTGTAATGGTTTCTAACCCTGCAATCATTCGCAGTAAAGTCGATTTACCACAACCACTTGGGCCGACTAACACCACCATTTCACCTTGCTCAATAGAAAGATTTAATTTTGAAATAGCTTGGTGACCATTTGGATAACACTTTTCTAAATTTGTGAGAGTGACGGTTGTCATGTTATTTCTCCGTATCAATAAAGCCTTTTACAAAGGCTCTTTGCATCAAAATGACAATAAGGACGGGAGGCAACATTGCAATTAACGTAGTTGCCATGATCTTATTCCACTCAACAACACCATCAGAAACCGCAACCATCTGTTTAATGCCCATGACAATGGTGTAGTAGTGAGTATCGGTTGTGATCAACATCGGCCAAAGATATTGGTTCCAGCCATAAATAAAAGTGATAACAAATAAGGCGGCAATATTGGTGCGAGAAAGAGGAAGTAAGATAGTGAAAAAGAATTTAATAGGGCCTGCTCCATCAATTTTAGCGGCTTCAATTAATTCAGGAGTGATAGTAAGAAAAAATTGGCGGAATAAAAAAGTGGCTGTGGCGCTGGCAATTAATGGAATGGTTAAACCTGCATAAGAGTTCAACATATTGAGATTAGTGACAACCTCAAATGTAGGCATAATGCGAACTTCAACAGGTAGCATTAACGTAAAAAAGATAGTCCAAAAGGCGAGCATTCTCCCCGGAAAACGAAAAAAAACGACGGCGTATGCCGATAAAATCGAGATTGTTAATTTCCCTATGGTGATAACTAACGCCATAATCAATGAATTCAATAACATGCTGTTAATTGAGATGGTGCTATTTTGTGTGGTTCCTGCCTGTGAAAATATCGATTTAAAAATATTGAAGCCTTCAGTGCCGAACCAAAGAGGAGAGCCAGTAGCAAATTCAGTGTTTTGATGTGTTGTTGCCACAAGTGCAATCCAGACAGGGAATGCAACAGAGAGAATGCCGACAATAAGAATAAAGTGGCAAAAAGCATGAAATAAAGGTCTATGTTCAACCATCAGTAAGCCACCTTTTTCTCAACATAGCGAAATTGAATAATGGTTAAGATCGCGACAATAAACATCAAAATAACGGATTGTGCGGCAGAAGAGCCTAAATCTAATCCCACAAAACCATCGTTATAAACCTTATAAACCAGTGTTGATGTGCTACTTCCGGGACCACCTTGCGTCATCGCGTGAATAATGGCGAAAGTATCAAAGAAGGCATAAGCAAAATTAACCACGAGTAAGAAAAAGGTGGTAGGAGAAATTAAAGGAAAACTGATCGTTATAAAGCGCTTAATCGGACCACTACCATCGATAGCGGCTGCTTCTAAAAGCGATTTGGGTACAGACTGTAAGGCAGCAAGAAAAAACAGAAAGTTATAGCTTATTTGTTTCCATGTCGCCGTTAAAATCACCATCCACATAGCATGATGTGTATTCAGTACCGGATCCCAATTAATGCCTATTTTCTTTAATTGCTGGCTTAATACGCCAATTGTGGGATCAAGCATAAATAACCAAAGAAAGCCTGCAATAACTGGCGCAATGGCATAAGGTGAAATTAAAATGGTGCGATAAAAAAGTTTACCTCGCAAAATTTGTTCGGCAATGCCAGCCAAAACCAGCGCTGATAACATAGATAAAAAGACAACGCTGGTACTGAAAATAAGCGTCGTGATCAAACTATCAAAATAATAACGATTGCTAAAAAGCCGCTGAAAATTTTCAAAGCCAACAAATTCTCGACTCAATCCAAATGCATCTTCTAATTGAAATGACTGAAAAAAAGCTTGCCCAGCTGGCCAAATAAAAAAGATAAGTGTGATAGCTAATTGAGGAAAAATCAGCGCTAGAGGTAACCATTTTTGTTTGAAATAAATGGATTGAGAAGCCATACAATATCCAGTAAATCGATAAAAACAGAAGGCGAGCTATTTTGCTCGCCTAATACAAGTGACTATTGTTGAGTACGTTCAAAACGGCGTAACTGCTCATTCCCACGTGTAACCGCATTATCTAACGCAACTTGAGCACTCTGTTTTCCTGACCATACTTTCTCTAACTCTTCATCAACGATTTCTCGAGTTTGTAGGAAATTACCAAAGCGTAATCCTTTTGAGTTTGCAGTAGGCTCTGAGGTTGTCATTTGTAATATTGCAGTGTCAGCCCCCGGATTTTGCTGATAAAAACCCTGTTGCTGTGTTAATGCATAAGCCGCTTTAGTAACTGGCAAATAACCCGTTGCTTGGTGCCAATCGGCTTGAACTTCAGGACTTGAAAGATAGGTGAAAAATTTGGCAACACCGTTATATTCGGCATCTGGTCGCCCAGACATAACCCATAATGATGCCCCGCCAATAATGGTATTTGCTGGTTTTTGTACAAGAGTATCGTCGTAAGGCAATTGGCTAACGCCAATATCAAGACCTTTCATGTTCTCTTTAATACCCGCAAAGCCCGCGGATGATTCCATCACCATGGCACACTCTTGGGTATAAAAT
It includes:
- the ugpA gene encoding sn-glycerol-3-phosphate ABC transporter permease UgpA; this encodes MASQSIYFKQKWLPLALIFPQLAITLIFFIWPAGQAFFQSFQLEDAFGLSREFVGFENFQRLFSNRYYFDSLITTLIFSTSVVFLSMLSALVLAGIAEQILRGKLFYRTILISPYAIAPVIAGFLWLFMLDPTIGVLSQQLKKIGINWDPVLNTHHAMWMVILTATWKQISYNFLFFLAALQSVPKSLLEAAAIDGSGPIKRFITISFPLISPTTFFLLVVNFAYAFFDTFAIIHAMTQGGPGSSTSTLVYKVYNDGFVGLDLGSSAAQSVILMFIVAILTIIQFRYVEKKVAY
- the ugpC gene encoding sn-glycerol-3-phosphate ABC transporter ATP-binding protein UgpC gives rise to the protein MTTVTLTNLEKCYPNGHQAISKLNLSIEQGEMVVLVGPSGCGKSTLLRMIAGLETITQGDLFIDNLRVNEHEPSERDIAMVFQNYALYPHMSVYNNMAYGLRNRKTPKAKIEELVTNAAKMLEISHLLNRKPKELSGGQRQRVAMGRAIIRDPKVFLFDEPLSNLDAKLRVQMRLEIKKLQRKLSTTSIYVTHDQVEAMTLADKLVVLNQGNIEQVGTPLDIYESPASVFVATFMGSPAMNILDTPINHGVIEVADGHIAVSSQHFSYQAIKLGLRPEHLIISHQHPLFHVDVEFIEALGADVLIYATTCDKQKQPLVIRAPNDHGVKVGNRIGLTIHPENLHFFNQQSGKRINRPFMLISELMVS
- the ugpE gene encoding sn-glycerol-3-phosphate ABC transporter permease UgpE; its protein translation is MVEHRPLFHAFCHFILIVGILSVAFPVWIALVATTHQNTEFATGSPLWFGTEGFNIFKSIFSQAGTTQNSTISINSMLLNSLIMALVITIGKLTISILSAYAVVFFRFPGRMLAFWTIFFTLMLPVEVRIMPTFEVVTNLNMLNSYAGLTIPLIASATATFLFRQFFLTITPELIEAAKIDGAGPIKFFFTILLPLSRTNIAALFVITFIYGWNQYLWPMLITTDTHYYTIVMGIKQMVAVSDGVVEWNKIMATTLIAMLPPVLIVILMQRAFVKGFIDTEK